One Synechocystis sp. LKSZ1 genomic window, GCTGGATAATATTGTCAATTAAATAACTAAGGGTACGGCGTTTTTTGCGGGTTTTAGCAAAGTCATGGGGGGACATGAGGCTCAAGGTAGCGCTGATTTGGGAGTCCAGGTCTAAGACTAGGACTCGTTTTTGGTAGTACTTTGCTAAACAGGTAGCCAGATTAACAGTGAGGGTTGTTTTTCCCACCCCCCCCTTCATATTTACTGTACTAACAATGCTCGCTACCATAGTGCTCCCTAGTGCTACGTCTTTCGTTTCGCTAGTTTAGCAGGCGGTCAGGCCGGGAAGAAGCTTTCGGTGCAAGGCCTTACCTAGATTTTTGGGGCATTCTCCGGCCCATAAGCGACAATAGGGAGAATATGGCCCTTTTCCATGACCCTATGACTCGCAATCCCAGACGCTCAGACCTTAATGCTGACCTTGCCCCAGCGGTTCCCCAGGCCGTCCTGCGGGCCTCTACTAACCTCACGACCGTCGGTAATATCGGCTTCTGGGTACAGATCGTGGTTGGGGCCTTTGCCGTTGTGACCTTTCTCTTTGCCAGCATGGGCCTGACCTTTGGCCAAGACCGAACGACGGGCATCGAAGCAGGTATTATTTCGGCCTTTATTTCCCTGATTCTGCTCTGCGTGGGTATTTACTTTTCCGTGCGCTACCGGCAATTGGGCCGCCAACTGCAAAATGCAGACAATCATCCCCGCCGTGCCGATATCTTGCAACTCATTCGTTGGGGCCTGTTGATTAATCTAGCGGGCATGGGGATGGCCATTATTGGGGCAGCAGCCATCAGTGGCATCGTACTGGTCAAATCCTTGAGTATTCCCCAGGGCACCCTCGCCGCCAACCCCAAGCAGTTTGTCCAATCCATCGACCTCCTAGCCATCCAGGCCAACACCAATACCATCATTGCCCATTTCACCGGCCTGCTCTCCTCTCTCTGGTTGCTGGATCGTATTCACAAGTAAGGGACTAGATTATGCAACGGACTCGCCTCAATACCCTAGCAGAAATCACCAGTACCCAGGCCAGCGAATTTTTTCGCAATCCCTGGCGGCGAATCTCCCTGACTTTGTTGACTTTTTTGTTGGGCTTCTTTGTCGGGGCCGCCGTGGCCACTACTGCCGGCCAGAATGCCCAATGGGATGTGGTAGGAGCCGCCTTGATTTTGATCTTTGCAGAAGCTGTAAGTCGTTGGGTCTATGGTCGTTCTGGGAGACTGGAACAGGGGCCCTCCTTTGTCCTAGATATCCTTAACTATTTCAAGATGGGCATCCTCTACAGTCTTTTCCTAGAAGCCTTCAAACTCGGTTCCTAGGGCCATCCCTGGGCTGATTGACACCTGTCGTAACGCCACGTCAAGATAAAGGCAGATTGATTAAAAAATGTAACAAGAGTGGCGGAATGTCCTTGGAATTTTTGTCGTTAGATGACCTACAGGAATTAGCGCGTCAGTATGGCTATTGGACGGTCTTTATTGGCATTGCCCTAGAAAATACCGGGATTCCACTACCGGGGGAAACCATCACGATCATTGGGGGATTCTTGGCAGGCAGTGGCGAACTAAATTATTGGTGGGTTTTATTATCCGCTATTGCCGGGGCCGTCCTGGGGGATAATTTTGGCTACTGGATTGGCCGCTGGGGCGGTTGGCCGCTCCTCGTCAAAGTCGGCAAATTCTTTAAGATCAGCGAACACCAACTGCTGGTGGCTCGACAGCAATTTAGCAAAAATGCACCGGGCGCGGTCTTCTTTGGCCGCTTTGTGGCCCTCCTACGCATCTTTGCCGGGCCCATGGCCGGGATTGCTCAGATGCCCTACTGGCAATTTTTGGCCTGTAATTTTGGTGGGGCCACCCTCTGGGCCACGTTGATGGTGACTTTGACCTTTTTCCTGGGCCGCCTCATTCCCCTCCATCAATTAGTCTACTGGGCCACGCAATTTGGCCTGGTGGCCCTCGCCGTAGTCATCCTTGCAGTTGTTTGGTTAGTGCGCCGAGAAATCCGCAAGTTTACAACCTAGGGTTAGGCTTGGCCCCAGGGTTCTACCTGAATTAAATCCTCTAGGTTAGCCCGCATGGTGCGACAAATTTGGTCTAGCGGGAGGTCATTCGCATCATGGCCAAAGGGATTTTCAATTTCGACACCAATTTCTTCAATACCAAAGACGGTAAAGGCAATAATCCCCACCACAACAGGCGTCACCCAGTGCAAAGTATTGACCATTTGAAACGGGGTAATAAAACAATAGAGAAAAATCAACTGGCGCAGATGGATGGCATAGGCGAGGGGGATGGGGGTTTTGAGAATGCGCTCACAACTGCCTAAAACCTCTACCATCGTATCCACTAGGCGAAACATGGCGGTGAGTTGGTAGGGATTGATGTGATGCTGTTGATACTCCTGCTGTAGATAGTCGCTAATCCAAAAGGCAATTTCTAAGGGGGGATTATTCATGGTCTGGAGCTTTTGATGGCAAGAGGCGGGCATCAATTCTGCGACCTCATCGTTCAAAGGTTCCGAGCGGAGATGAAGTTTGGTGGCGACGGCGAAAGCCACCAGTAGTTTTAAAATCGCTACTTTCTCCTCGTGGGCTTGGGCCTCCTTTTCTTCTACCGCGACCCAAATAGTACGGGATAGATTACGAATGGTGTTCACTAACATCCCCCAGGCCTTGCGCCCTTCCCAAAAGCGTTCGTAGGCTGTATTCGTCCGAAATACCAGCAGTAAGCCTAAAACAATACTGGGAACAATACTTTCCTTGAGAGGGATCGAAAATTCACGCCCCCACCAATCACTCAGCGTCACCCCCAAAGCAAACAACATACAGACCAGAACCCTCGGCGCGATCGCTGGAATGACTGACCCCCGCCAGCGCAACAGAATATCTGTCCAAACCCGATAGTCTTGTTGTTTTCTGGTGGATGTATTGAGGCACCTATCTAACCACGACTGCGTAATTTTCATCAAAGTTAACGGGAGTACTTCCCCTCAGATTGGCACAGGTCGGCCCCCTTGCCCAGGATCAACGCTGGAACCAGGCCGGTCTAAAAACCCAGATCTGCTTTGGCCTGGGCGGCGGCGATCAGCACGTCTTCATCACTTTTCTCTTCCCAGGCGGAGATACCAATCTCTCGATAAAATTGCTGGTCGTAGGGCCGAGTTCTCACCACGACGGGCATCGGGACGGCATGGCCCAGAACCAGGGCCTGCTGTTTAGAATCCAATTTGGCCAGAACCGAGCGTAAATTTTGCCCCCCGGAAACCCCCGTAAAAATGGCCTCGATATCCTTCTCGTCGTTAAGCAAACAAGTAATCCGAGTACCGACCTGGGACATGACTTCGT contains:
- a CDS encoding DUF565 domain-containing protein, whose product is MQRTRLNTLAEITSTQASEFFRNPWRRISLTLLTFLLGFFVGAAVATTAGQNAQWDVVGAALILIFAEAVSRWVYGRSGRLEQGPSFVLDILNYFKMGILYSLFLEAFKLGS
- a CDS encoding DedA family protein, coding for MSLEFLSLDDLQELARQYGYWTVFIGIALENTGIPLPGETITIIGGFLAGSGELNYWWVLLSAIAGAVLGDNFGYWIGRWGGWPLLVKVGKFFKISEHQLLVARQQFSKNAPGAVFFGRFVALLRIFAGPMAGIAQMPYWQFLACNFGGATLWATLMVTLTFFLGRLIPLHQLVYWATQFGLVALAVVILAVVWLVRREIRKFTT
- a CDS encoding bestrophin family ion channel, translated to MKITQSWLDRCLNTSTRKQQDYRVWTDILLRWRGSVIPAIAPRVLVCMLFALGVTLSDWWGREFSIPLKESIVPSIVLGLLLVFRTNTAYERFWEGRKAWGMLVNTIRNLSRTIWVAVEEKEAQAHEEKVAILKLLVAFAVATKLHLRSEPLNDEVAELMPASCHQKLQTMNNPPLEIAFWISDYLQQEYQQHHINPYQLTAMFRLVDTMVEVLGSCERILKTPIPLAYAIHLRQLIFLYCFITPFQMVNTLHWVTPVVVGIIAFTVFGIEEIGVEIENPFGHDANDLPLDQICRTMRANLEDLIQVEPWGQA
- a CDS encoding DUF3611 family protein; this encodes MTRNPRRSDLNADLAPAVPQAVLRASTNLTTVGNIGFWVQIVVGAFAVVTFLFASMGLTFGQDRTTGIEAGIISAFISLILLCVGIYFSVRYRQLGRQLQNADNHPRRADILQLIRWGLLINLAGMGMAIIGAAAISGIVLVKSLSIPQGTLAANPKQFVQSIDLLAIQANTNTIIAHFTGLLSSLWLLDRIHK